The Sorghum bicolor cultivar BTx623 unplaced genomic scaffold, Sorghum_bicolor_NCBIv3 super_2035, whole genome shotgun sequence DNA window CCTTTCTTCCTCTTGCACACACATAGCAATCACCTTCTCTAAATCCCACTCCTCTGGCTGTGTGTTGTAGTTAACAACAAATGTCTCATACTCTTTAGGAAGTGAGTTTAGAGCTAGGTGAATGAGGAAACCATCAGCGAGGGGCATCTTTAGCTTCTCTAACTTGGCTGCCATGGTGCTCATGCTCAGAATGTGCTCTCTCACACTCCCCCCTGTGAACCTCATGTTAGTGAGTTTCTGGATCAGGGTGGAAGCATGAGCTTTGGTTGAACCAGTGAACTGATTCTTCACTTTCTCAAGATATTCTTTTGCTGTGTCACATTCTGGGATTGCACCTCTTAGGCCCTCTGTGATGGTTTTCTTGATGACAATCTTGCACTTGCGGTTTGACTTTTCCCACTTGTACTTCTCAAGATCATACTTTGCTCTGATGGGAGCAAAGTCTCGCTTCCGATTAGCAAAAGCTTCATCGGTCTCATTCTGAGCCCTTTCGGGCTCCTCTGGCTCAGTGGGCTTTGGCTCCTGAAGAGCCAAATCTATCTCAGCAAGTGCTAGAGCAGCATCAAGTTCCTCGCGCCACAGAACATAGTTCTGTCCCGTCAGCTTTGGAATTGCACTAATGAAGTGCATCGCATTCAGCGCTTGGTCTgaaattaaatatgagaaaatagtGAGAACATCAACATCTAGGAAAAATAATtgcatatcttaatttaacgttGGTCAAAATCAAGATATACAAAAAATTAACTCTGTAC harbors:
- the LOC110431572 gene encoding uncharacterized protein LOC110431572, with translation MHFISAIPKLTGQNYVLWREELDAALALAEIDLALQEPKPTEPEEPERAQNETDEAFANRKRDFAPIRAKYDLEKYKWEKSNRKCKIVIKKTITEGLRGAIPECDTAKEYLEKVKNQFTGSTKAHASTLIQKLTNMRFTGGSVREHILSMSTMAAKLEKLKMPLADGFLIHLALNSLPKEYETFVVNYNTQPEEWDLEK